From a single Loxodonta africana isolate mLoxAfr1 chromosome 9, mLoxAfr1.hap2, whole genome shotgun sequence genomic region:
- the TMEM215 gene encoding transmembrane protein 215 gives MRPDDINPRTGLVVALVSVFLVFGFMFTVSGMKGETLGNIPLLAIGPAICLPGIAAIALARKTEGCTKWPENELLWVRKLPCFRKPKDKEVVELLRTPSDLESGKGSSDELAKKAGLRGKPPPQGQGEVATASSITTPTPTEEGECQSLVQSARQETSRYLDGYCPSASSRAYSALEAKCSAWDKANCPEPEDSIFFVPQDSIIVCSYKQNRPYDRYCCYINQSQGRWDQETIV, from the coding sequence ATGCGACCCGATGACATTAACCCGAGGACTGGACTGGTGGTGGCCCTGGTCAGTGTCTTCCTGGTCTTTGGATTCATGTTCACCGTCTCTGGGATGAAAGGGGAGACGCTGGGCAACATCCCCCTCCTGGCCATTGGGCCGGCCATCTGCCTACCGGGCATCGCGGCCATTGCCCTGGCCAGGAAAACAGAGGGGTGTACCAAGTGGCCTGAGAATGAGCTGCTCTGGGTCCGCAAACTGCCCTGCTTCCGGAAACCTAAGGACAAGGAGGTGGTGGAACTGCTGAGAACCCCTTCGGACCTGGAGTCAGGCAAGGGGAGCTCAGATGAGCTGGCTAAAAAGGCAGGCCTCAGGGGGAAGCCTCCCCCGCAGGGGCAGGGCGAGGTGGCCACCGCCAGCTCCATCACCACCCCCACACCCACGGAGGAAGGAGAATGCCAGAGCCTGGTCCAGAGTGCACGTCAGGAGACGTCCAGATACCTGGATGGCTACTGTCCTTCGGCCAGTTCCCGTGCCTACAGTGCCTTGGAGGCCAAGTGCTCAGCCTGGGACAAGGCCAACTGCCCTGAGCCCGAGGACAGCATCTTCTTTGTGCCCCAGGACAGTATCATCGTTTGCTCCTACAAGCAGAACAGGCCCTATGACAGATACTGTTGTTACATCAATCAGAGCCAAGGCAGGTGGGACCAGGAGACTATAGTCTAA